The sequence CATAGCGGAAACCGATTTTCTTGGAATCATCTGCAGACCAAACAAAGATACCATGAAGTTGTTGCTCACTCTTGAGCCTGTGACAGGCAGTGAAAAAACCATTCTCGGGGGACAGTCCACCACTCCCATCACTGATAAAGCTTGCCAAGACCTTCCCACCATTGTAATTGGAGCTTTGTGTCTTGAAGTAATTGATGAACTGAGACACTGTGGTGCCCTGATCGTATGCGTAAAACTGGAAATTCACATAGTCTATCAAGTGGCCATAGCTCTTCCACAAGGCCAAGTAGTGGCTCTGAACTTGGTCATCATCGAAGGGAGCAATGGAAGCAAATGATATCACTCCATTGTTCTTGAGGGTTGTTATAAGATTCCCAATGCACTCGGAGAAGGTATCGGGGTCTGCGCTGAAGTGCTCGTAATCAATGTCAATTCCATCCAAATTGTACTGCTGGATGATGCTTGTGAGAGAAGAAACAGCATTGGAAACCCATGAGTCAATTGAGGAAGGCTTGAAGTAAGCAGAGCCACTACTCACACTGTCTCCTCCTAGGCTCAAGGCCACTTTGACATTTGAATGCTGATTTTTGATGGAGGAAACTTGGGAAGGGCTAAGATTATCAGAGTCCCAGAAGACATTGAATTTTCCATTGGTGGGAGAAGAGCCTGAGGGGTCATAGTCTATGGCAAATGAGAGAATGAAGTGGAATTCAACATTTGGGTTAATGGGGACATCAGAAAACTTGACATCGTTGAATTCAGCTCCTATGTATTCTCTGAAGAGATCTGAGTTTGCTGGGGCTGCTTGGATTGATGTGGGGGATGTGAGGAAGGCTTGAAGGAAGAAAAGGGTGAAGATGAGCTTAAGCTTTGAGAGTGCCATATTGCTCATATACTATTGAAGACTGCTAGATGTTTTCGTATTTATGTATGTTTATGAGTGAAATTGAAACTTGTTAGCTGCCAGTTATATAGTGTAGCACTCAGTGTGAATATGCAGATAAGGGATATGAGGAAACAAGCTAGTTGATCTGGTTGTGTGTGTGCAGTGCCGTTACAGTAAGTTTGTTTGTGCAGAGCTTTGTCTTGGCAGGATTGCAAGAGACAAAATTGTGGTAGTCATCTAGATTgtgtataatttttatattatctCTGGCTGGTAAAGCCCATCAATTGCCAAAGTCATTTGAATTATGTAGTTTAGAAATTTAATATAGGAAATTATCGCGGACAATGTCACGAGAGGTCCCAAATTCGATCCCTCTTGCCCATAATACTTAAAGAGTTCAGTGTGTCTGATAATTCATATATGCTCAACTTgcattatgtatttttttgaTCCCATTGCTGAAAGTGAAGGACAATCTTTGGATTAGTAGGAGGTATAACTCATTCCTAAGCTAATCAAATAACTCTTATCAGGACTTGAGTCTAAAAATCCTCTATATATATTGGAAACAGTTCTACACTTTATATGTgcgcaattttttttttaatataaaaaaattgttataaaatatGCAAGAGTGTGAAAGTACCACTGAATATTGGGGTGGAATTGTATTTGCTCTTGTGGTTTTAACACTGAtagaattttctctcttttttctcgtCGGATTGGTGTTTCTCAAAGTTTAAATATTGCTATCTTTTTTCTCAAGTATATAGGatctctcattctctcttccttttttttttgtccaaataTTAACAATAGTGGGAATGTAGAATTCGAACACCCGATCTCGAATGCATAGGCATATAAGACCTCTCATTTTTCGATTTTAAAGTTGTATCAAAAGTCTTTTGTATTGAAATCTcacatttataaattaaacCCACTTGATAGTTAAGTTCATATGAAAACAGACTCCATATTTAATAAACCGAGGTGCTCAAATCATTGAATTGTTGTGAGAGGTACAGTTATTAGAAACTCAAATCCATTTCCATGCCTTATCCAACTATGTTTCAGAGAAAGAACCAATATTGAATCCATGAAGCACATGCAGTTACGCTAGTAGGAAAAGCAAgtgcagaaaaaaaaatcccatcTGTAAGCAGTAAGCCTTGTATATTGGCATGTGGAGAAGAGAATAAAGAGGATGTATGCACATGCATTGCAGTGTTTCATAACTAAGCACTTTAATTAGTCACAAACTAAATTCAAATAAGCATTGATATTATCCTCAACTTAGTTACCTACGTTCAATGTATTAGGTGAGATGGAGATCCGATTAATGCACCCATTCATGTACGCATGGTAAGATTTTAATTCAGAAGATCTCGATACAATTAGTAGTGAATTACTCACTTTTAACTTGTAGCTCAATATGATATTTTTTAGAATGTCAAATTATGTATATCCACGTCTATAGCTTGTATCGATTCAAACTACTCCAGCCCTATATTTCAAAAAGGTAATGTCCTATTGTGTGTATTTTCAGATTTaaattccaaaaaagaaaacatcattaatgattttttaaaaaaaaaacatggctGAAAACATAGATGGTACCAACctttactattttttattttttttttgcatggaTAGAAACATCATTAATGATGAGCTTACCACTTTCGTGGCATTTGTATATATCATTAGCAAACTTTAATTAATGTATTTTAATactttaatttctaattttattcaacatcaatggccatatataattatatatgcttattaatttatatatgtttcctttttagtaattaaatcaaattcgTGGGGTCTCATTTGTGCGAATGAGAGATCCTATAACGAAGTAACATGGATGCAATGATGTGTGCTGACCAAAAGCTGAGGCTCCGatgctttctttttatatcATAAATCATATGGGACCTCATCTCTATCTTTTACCTTCCAAAGCAATTACAAACCATGTTTCTCGGtacactttctttttctctgccttttttctgtttgtgtTGATCATCAATAGCCTTGAGCTTGAGGTATAATTAAGTTTTATATCAtatgttttttccttttaacaCATGGTACGTCCATATTTAAGTGCATTTTGCTCAAATAGGATTTCTCAATCATTATTTTGAAAACTTTGAAATCGTTGAGAATATAGGAACAAAAGTCTTTGCATTATAAGATCTCAGGCCCCTGTACTTATTATCAATGGATTTTGAATTGAATGTTTTAGCTCAATCATAATATTAGGAGGAAATAGTGCAATCTGTGTGTCAAGTGACACTGATATAAGATCTTGTGTGTCTCATTCACTAAAACTGTCggtctaaattataaattgaaataaaatcgCGTGTTATATACACCACATTAGTAGGCCTAGGCTACGTTGAGAAATCTTTAATTATGCCTGAATCTATATGTGTGAATTCAATATCCATCACAACCTTGCTagtctttttttaattggaaGTGCAAAACTTTCCAAACACTTATTGAAGAAGGAACTATTTGGGGCTGGGGTGATTATGGAGTGTGTGAGAGGCGTGGTTTCGTAGTGGAAAGAATCCATAGAAACCTCCTTTTCAGTGTAAAATGTCAGTGGAAAGAATCGAAACCTCTTTCAAAGTAAAATGTGTagtcttcttcttgttgtatACAGAGATGGAAGAGTGAAGTAAATCCCACGCAGAATATAAAGACATGGAGTAAGTCCCAAGTCAACACTTCCACTTCACTGAAtgcaaacaaattaataaaatattgaaaagagagaaggtGGGTATGATCCAATAGCCTTGATCCCACATGGGCTAGCGTGCGGGTCCAAGAATATGGGATTTTCCAACTGCTTAAGAATGAACTAGTACATATTTTAGACGcttcttagtttttttttttattttattgtctaAGATTGTTTAGCAATCTTTTCATTCATTAGGTGAGCAAATTTATGTATGGAAGTGAAGTAAGCACGTGCTTGGATAAAGTAGCTGGCTTATGAGAAAGTGAATTTGGAATTAGAGTAGACTGAGCTGGTCTAAAgaaaacgaaagaaaaaaaatcactataaaaaaaagtggcaACAGTTATCATTTTGTCACAAACTTTGGTGACTGTTATGGGGGTTATTAAAGGTTTTAGTCAccttttttgacttttttggtgACTAAAAAGGCTTTTAGTCAcattttgtactttttttagTGACTAAAGCCTTTAATAATCCACACAATAGTTACCAAAGTTAGTGACAAAATGTTAACTGTTGTcacttttttttgtagtgaATTCATAATTCTCGTATCATTCATCGCCATTCTcataaaagaacaaagaaatttatttagGATCGTTCATGTATACAGTTGATGATTgtgaatacatataaaatcaCTCTAAGATTCGTACGCATTAATCCGGAACAATTGTGATTAGCATTCACatacataaaacaaattatataatatctTTAATTGGAAAGGGGCATGTATTGTGTACTTATGGCTTGTAGATAGCATATAAAACCTCAATTTTCGTATAGTTAGTGACATCATATGATAAAAATTCAAGTAACAAAGTTCGAAAGCAACTCCTTCCAATGTGGCATTTTTCTCCTAGTCAAATAAGAAATCAATAACTACTATTGCACCAACCAATTCCATATGGAAAAAAGGTAGGTCACCCTTCGGGTGACAACCCAATTATTCCTACAAACAATGACAAATATTCGTACACACTATAACTTCTACTTGGAAGCTTTAAACATAAAAGTGGCAAGAGGGGTCAAGTTAGGGAAAATGGGAGCAACTAGAataatttttagggtttgggcAAGAATTAGGAATTGGAAGGTTTTCATTTGAAGTCACAAGGCATGCATTAGGCACCAATACCATGTGCCTCCTCACATCACTCTTTATCACGTGGGGCAACTTTGCCACCACACATACCCACACTGTCTTCCTTTAATCATCTTCGAATTTGTTTTCCCTTCCTGTCCCAATCTTTTGACGTTTTTACCAGTATGCTAGTGACTCGTTGTACTTCCTACTTCTCTAATCAaaatggtttgttttttttaaaattttattttatacaaagcAATATTGAGGAAGGAGAGGGTTAAACCTAGGATCTCGAATGCAAagataaatgctcttaactaTTTGAATTACAAGCCTTTTACAATTACTGTTTCTGTCTTAGGAGGTCTTAGGTGAGGCCGTTGTATAAGACAACTCACTCACACGGGTGGGATAAGGTGGAGTTCAAATGCAAGGGGTCTCACTCCATTGTGAGTGAGTTGCGGCATAAGACAATCtcatttaagaattttttatttgttagaCCCATACGCAATAggtttttaagttttataaaCTAACATTTGTTTGAAACACGCTCGTTAATTATCCATTATCTTTATGAGTTGTATCAATATTGATTTGCAAAATACATTTTGACTTGCCAATGAAGCTTGTTAGGCAAAAACTTAAACACCACCCTTGATTTTCTTACCACTCTTATTTTCATGTTAGACAAATCGTGACTACTTGTACACCAACCTAACTCTGATGTCCCCTCAAGCTGGAAGCAACTTTCTTTTAGACCAAATCAGACTCGGTTGTCtctaataaaattcaaaattttcaaatttaaacaaaCTAAAATGAATCCCTTGtctctttttcttgttgattGGGAAGCAAACGCAAAATTATAGAGCACTTCACTGAAATATTTGAATGGCCCATTAGATTGAATTGAGTGGAGCCCAGCTTTTTGGTCATTAACAAGAAACCCACTCTTAGTTTAAATGCAGATTAACAGTAATTAAAATAGGTTAGTAGCAAGGGGGGTATTGTTCGTAATATCTGGTAAAGGAAGGGGCAGTAATTTAAACAAGGGGTTCCGtttcaaaattatttcaaaagaTCAGTGAGGTGAGGCCTTTTTGTCGATTCATAACGGTCGGAAATTACTCTCTCTGTAAACgaatcttttttgtttgacgGCGTTAACTGGACGCGTCGATGCCGTCCTCAGAATTTCAAATGCCCCGTAACGTCTCTTAAAAATTAGtccaaatatattattttaaatttattttattttattttatttttaagctcttatatccaaatccaaactgaaaacaaaacccacaaacacacacactcCTCGTTagtctttcttttcttgtttctcaCACCTCACTTTCTCTCAGCTCCCTCTCTCTGattaaaatacaatacaatTGACACAGAAACAGTctcacacactctctctctactctacgactttctctctctacgaACCTCCATCGCCATTGCTTCAAGAATCTCTCTGTACTTGTAGGCAGGCCGGCAATTCGATTTGACtgtaagtttctttttttgaatatatattttttttattggttctGAATTTTGTTTGGTGTTTTGATCTTCTTCGGTATGAATCGCGCACATTCCGATTTTGATCGTTCATTTGCGATCCATTTCCGATTCATCGCCGCACGTCTGTGTGAATTCAGAATTGCATTGCTCAAATTTGTCTCGTTCGTTGACTCACAGATAATTAGTTACTAAACTAATATGTACTAATCTTGATTTTCTATAATTA comes from Prunus dulcis chromosome 6, ALMONDv2, whole genome shotgun sequence and encodes:
- the LOC117630215 gene encoding chitinase 2-like, with translation MSNMALSKLKLIFTLFFLQAFLTSPTSIQAAPANSDLFREYIGAEFNDVKFSDVPINPNVEFHFILSFAIDYDPSGSSPTNGKFNVFWDSDNLSPSQVSSIKNQHSNVKVALSLGGDSVSSGSAYFKPSSIDSWVSNAVSSLTSIIQQYNLDGIDIDYEHFSADPDTFSECIGNLITTLKNNGVISFASIAPFDDDQVQSHYLALWKSYGHLIDYVNFQFYAYDQGTTVSQFINYFKTQSSNYNGGKVLASFISDGSGGLSPENGFFTACHRLKSEQQLHGIFVWSADDSKKIGFRYEKQSQALLATPH